From a single Phaenicophaeus curvirostris isolate KB17595 chromosome 8, BPBGC_Pcur_1.0, whole genome shotgun sequence genomic region:
- the AKNAD1 gene encoding protein AKNAD1 — translation MGTSVERAGSEASFEKELPTDGVSKLGSKEHLTNSKMSDVLLRHFSKGELISTCPLIECETIPETSLTESTDDAVSRPWPSEYAEGPGACEPWATNFEEYHLEKQEEVSTADKNKYLLNQSCISKKPVSSAAKCGCRQDHSPPINEDEDTRIFQNMKEETHLYKKTVSPHELKYGQAETHYCLPDFSKVALEVEVPKRNDSIKPVPTTERAESFPVSLRNSVIANVSGNKNCFHSAETENREEMSIPELWQQLEMLTQQAVTQNHPDHPRLNPKMLPQSDFPNAIYSGGSGTSSEALALHVSIPKQSTNGLPKARLHCGTTGSALPVAGPVEAGCLNHSNFLPELTVGEKMSQILKDQTAQLIKKVEDFSKYMILETFPLQDNYLALSQLKSHLDTLEKNYLTAREQHRYLQLQNYKDKSINVGEFDPERKVEGEIFRLGMLLEDIQEQTDDSKCNSLLTSYKSACSSPSPCERFLSPEEQYAAEGLAPHSQGTLSQIFNVDEESMNGNSNIHKRKTGTRSPFIQRKPTDLSDTNLSSDSEDTSAYDSYNDSLSEELVNCETESYRTFNTRLCGERKGLRCRCPTESRDQFKLRNYKDTLQSCALCRNRSSGSSSFSQKRISIHKPQKNKQRHELANQLSERQNIEAAKTCYSSTYDKIIFSRQYLPSKKSTRSKSAVNIRNRNTNGSNANILSSTLDHAIQTANSLKKTTEQMVRAVSEDLAKVKRKQL, via the exons ATGGGAACTTCAGTTGAAAGGGCTGGAAGCGAAGCTTCCTTTGAGAAGGAATTACCCACCGATGGTGTTAGTAAACTAGGTAGCAAAGAACATCTAACTAACTCAAAAATGTCTGATGTCCTTCTGCGTCATTTTTCTAAAGGAGAGTTAATAAGCACATGCCCATTAATTGAATGCGAGACCATCCCAGAGACGTCCCTTACTGAAAGTACCGATGATGCCGTGAGCAGACCCTGGCCTTCAGAATATGCCGAAGGCCCTGGAGCGTGTGAACCATGGGCAACTAACTTTGAGGAGTACCACctggaaaagcaggaggaagtAAGCACtgctgataaaaataaatatttgctcaATCAAAGTTGTATTTCAAAGAAacctgtttcttctgctgccaAGTGTGGGTGCAGACAAGACCACTCACCACCAATTAATGAGGATGAAGATACACGTATCtttcaaaacatgaaagaaGAGACGCACCTGTATAAGAAAACAGTTTCACCTCATGAGCTCAAATATGGCCAAGCTGAAACTCACTATTGCCTTCCCGACTTCTCTAAAGTTGCTTTGGAAGTTGAAGTACCAAAAAGAAATGACAGTATAAAGCCAGTTCCTACAACTGAAAGAGCAGAATCCTTCCCTGTTTCACTAAGGAATTCAGTAATTGCAAATGTATCTGGAAATAAGAACTGTTTCCATTCTGCTGAAACAGAGAATCGAGAAGAAATGAGCATTCCAGAACTTTGGCAACAGCTAGAG ATGCTGACACAGCAGGCTGTCACCCAGAATCACCCTGACCATCCAAGACTGAATCCTAAG ATGCTTCCTCAGTCAGATTTTCCAAATGCCATTTACTCAGGAGGCAGCGGAACATCCTCTGAAGCCTTGGCATTACACGTTTCTATCCCTAAACAATCTACAAATGGTTTGCCTAAAGCAA GATTGCACTGCGGAACAACAGGATCAGCATTACCAGTGGCTGGTCCAGTAGAAGCAGGCTGTCTAAATCATTCTAATTTCCTGCCAGAACTAACAGTAGGAGAAAAGATGTCTCAAATACTGAAGGATCAGACAGCCCAACTGATAAAGAAA GTGGAAGACTTCTCTAAGTACATGATCCTAGAGACATTCCCTTTACAAGACAACTATCTG GCATTAAGTCAATTGAAAAGCCACCTTGATACCTTGGAAAAGAATTACTTAACAGCTAGAGAACAGCACCGTTACTTACAGCTGCAGAACTACAAGGACAAGTCTATCAACGTTGGAGAGTTTGATCCTGAAAG AAAGGTTGAAGGGGAAATATTTAGACTTGGCATGCTCCTTGAAGACATCCAAGAACAAACTGATGACAGCAAATGCAACTCTTTGCTTACTTCCTACAAATCTGCCTGTTCATCACCTTCTCCTTGTGAG AGATTCCTTTCACCCGAGGAGCAATATGCTGCTGAAGGTCTTGCACCCCACAGTCAGGGTACATTAAGTCAAATCTTCAATGTTGATGAAGAAAGCATGAACGG aaattcaaacatccataaaaggaaaactggaaCACGGTCACCCTTCATTCAGAGAAAACCAACTGATTTATCAGATACCAACCTGA GCAGCGATTCAGAAGACACCTCAGCCTATGATTCTTACAATGATTCATTAAGTGAGGAACTTGTGAACTGTGAGACTGAAAGTTACAGAACATTCAATACAAGATTAtgtggagagagaaaag GACTTAGATGCAGATGCCCTACAGAAAGCAGAGATCAATTTAAACTCAGGAATTACAAAGACACTCTTCAGTCTTGTGCCCTATGTAGAAATAGAAGTTCTGGTTCATCCT ctttttcacagaaacgAATCTCCATTCATAAGcctcaaaaaaataaacagcgaCATGAACTTGCAAACCAACTTTCTGAAAG GCAAAATATCGAGGCTGCCAAAACCTGCTATTCAAGCACATATGACAAAATTATCTTTTCACGTCAGTACTTACCAAGCAAGAAGTCTACCCGAAGCAAATCCGCAGTCAacatcagaaacagaaacaccAATGGCTCCAATGCAAAT ATTTTAAGTTCTACTCTGGATCATGCCATACAGACAGCAAACAGCTTGAAGAAAACTACAGAACAAATGGTACGAGCAGTTTCAGAAGATCTAGctaaagtgaaaagaaaacagctttag